In one Lolium rigidum isolate FL_2022 chromosome 3, APGP_CSIRO_Lrig_0.1, whole genome shotgun sequence genomic region, the following are encoded:
- the LOC124698346 gene encoding 40S ribosomal protein S12-like — MAEENAQVEVAAPVAAPTPVLGEPMDLMTALQLVMKKSSAHDGLVKGLREVAKAIEKHAAQICVLAEDCDQPDYVKLVKALCAEHNVHLVTVPSAKTLGEWAGLCKIDSEGKARKVVGCSCVVVKDYGEESEGLNIVQEYVKSH; from the exons ATGGC TGAGGAGAATGCCCAAGTTGAGGTGGCTGCTCCGGTTGCAGCTCCAACTCCAGTTCTTGGAGAGCCCATGGACCTGATGACTGCTCTGCAGCTTGTGATGAAGAAGTCAAGCGCTCATGATGGCCTTGTCAAGGGTCTCCGTGAAGTTGCCAAGGCAATTGAGAAGCATGCTGCCCAGATCTGTGTGCTGGCTGAGGACTGCGATCAGCCTGACTACGTCAAGCTGGTCAAGGCACTCTGTGCTGAGCACAACGTTCATTTGGTCACTGTTCCTAGTGCCAAAACTCTTGGCGAGTGGGCTGGG CTTTGCAAGATTGACTCTGAGGGTAAGGCAAGAAAGGTGGTGGGCTGCTCATGTGTCGTTGTGAAG GACTACGGTGAAGAATCAGAGGGTCTCAACATAGTGCAGGAGTACGTCAAGTCGCACTAG
- the LOC124695610 gene encoding 40S ribosomal protein S12-like: MIWQQHHVFSGNTIREESMDLLMAALQLVMKKSGAHDGLAKGFREAAKEIEKHDAQICVVAEDCDQPDFVKFVKALCADHNVHLITVPSAKPLGEWVGLCKTDSEGKARKVVACSCVVVKDYGEESEGLDIVQDYIKSH; the protein is encoded by the exons ATGATCTGGCAGCAGCATCATGTGTTCTCTGGGAACACTATAAG GGAAGAGTCCATGGACTTGTTGATGGCTGCTCTGCAGCTTGTGATGAAGAAGTCAGGTGCTCATGATGGTCTTGCCAAGGGGTTCCGTGAAGCTGCAAAGGAAATTGAGAAGCATGATGCCCAGATATGTGTGGTTGCTGAGGATTGCGACCAGCCTGATTTCGTGAAATTTGTCAAGGCACTCTGTGCTGATCACAATGTTCACTTGATCACTGTTCCTAGTGCCAAACCCCTTGGCGAGTGGGTTGGG CTCTGCAAGACAGACTCTGAGGGCAAGGCAAGGAAGGTGGTGGCCTGCTCATGTGTCGTTGTGAAG GACTACGGCGAAGAATCCGAGGGTCTTGACATAGTGCAGGATTACATCAAGTCGCACTAG